ACCAAAGAGCTGGCGGTGATGGTGGATACGTTTCGTCCATTGATGCTGACCAGGCAGGCGTTGGATATTGAAAACGGTAATTATGTAATGAGCTGGGCTGAGTAGCTGATAGATAAACGAGAGTAAAGAGTTAGAAAAAGCTCTTTACTTTTTCTTATGAAGGGTATGGTTACTCCACCACCTTTATCTCAAACTTCGCAGGTATTACAAACACATTGATAAAGTGCGATTTGATTTTTTTCTGATAACTCAGCGCTTCTGTCTTAGTCAAAAAATTCCCGAACCTTATTTTATAGTACGGACTTTGAAACATTAGAAATGTTTTCTGTTGTGGGTATTTGGTGAGCAGCAATGATTTTGCGTTAATGGCTTCCTTCCTGTCAATAGTATTCAATACCTGAAGTTGGTAGCCATTCACCATTTTTTTTGTGATAGTTTTTTCCTTGGCTGGAGCTGGAGTACTGGTTGTTTTTGGTCCTGTGCAGGCCGCCAGAACAACAGTAGTTAAAATGCTATAAATGATTGTTTTGATTTGCATTACTTCGGGATACACTGAACAGGCAAAATGCAAGCCAGAATTATATTTCACGCTTCGCTTTAGTGAATCAATAGCAAAAGTTTGAAAAATAAATTTGCCGGAAAGAAACATTCTTTTACTTTTGTTAACCATTTGGTTAAAAATTATGGCAAAGCGGATAAAAGATCAAAGTACAGAAGAAGTGATTCTGCAGGCGGCAAGAAAGGTCTTTATTAAGAAGGGGATGTATGGTGCACGTATGCAGGATATTGCTGATGAAGCGGGGATGAACAAAGCCTTGTTACATTACTACTTTGAGAGCAAGGATAAGCTATTTGAAAAGGTGTTTATGGAGGCAGCAGGCCACTTATTCCCGAAAGTAAATGAGGTGTTTAATTCGGATTCCAGCTTGTTTGAAAAGATCGAAAAGTTTTGCGATGAATATATTACCGTGGTGATGGAAAACCCCTATCTGCCTTTGTTTGTAATGAATGAGGTGACGCAGGACCCGGAGTATTTTATGAAGAAGGTGTGGGGTGGAAAAAGCAAACCAGACCCATCAAAATTTCTAGAGCAAATTGAAGTTGAGGTGAAAAAAGGAACCATCAAACCCATCAGCCCGTTGCAATTAATGATGAACCTTCTTTCGATGACCATTTTCCCGTTTATTGCCAAACCCATCATACAGATGAACCTTGGATTGGATGAATTCCAGTTCAGGCATGCGATGGAACAGAGGAAAAAAGACATCCCGAAGTTTATCATTGATTCCATCAGGAAATAATTTTTTTTGAACAGAAGTTAACTACTTGGTTAAATAAATAGAATGTTATGAAGAAACTGCTTTTTTTGTTTGTTGTTTTATCCCAGGCGTCGTTTTCGCAAACGGTAACGCTGGAGCAGGTACATGCAAAGGCGAGGCAACAATACCCGCTCATCAAACAAAAAGATCTTATTCGCCAAACAAAGGATATCACGATTGAAAATCTTAACAAAGGATTTCTGCCACAGCTTTCAGTGAGCGGACAAGCCACTTATCAATCGGAAGTAACAACAGTGAAGATCCCGGTGCCGGGTGTAACCATTGATCCGTTAAGTAAGGATCAGTATAAAATTGTGGCTGATATCAACCAAATGATCTACGATGGTGGAATGCTCAAACAGCAACGCAGCATTCAGCAATTAAATGCAGATGTGGAAGAACAGAAAGTTGAAGTGGAACTGTATAAACTGGAGGAACGTATCAGTCAGATATACCTCAGCGTTCTTTACATTGATGAACAACTGAAGCAAACGCAGTTGATCCGTGATGACTTAGCAACAGGCACAAAGAAAATTGAAGCACAGGTTACAAACGGCGTTGCCTTCAAATCAAATCTCAATTTATTAAAAGCAGAAATACTTAAAGTTGATCAACGTGTAATTGAACTCACCGCAACAAAAACAGGATTGCTGGATGTGTTAAGTTTATTTACCGGTGAATACTATGCTATAAATATGCTGTTTGCAAAACCGGTTGTTGCAACGACGAACGATCAGAACATACTTCGTCCCGAACTGAACCTGTTTCAGAAGCAACAACAGCTGCTCGGAGGACAAAGCAATATGATCAAGGCAAAGAATCTTCCGAAAACCAGTTTCTTTTTTCAGGGCGGTTATGGAAGACCGGGTTTGAATTTTCTCGAAAACAAGTTCGCCACTTATTATGTAACAGGTATCCGTTTCAACTGGGCCTTTGGTGCATTATACACTGCAAAAAAAGAGCGGGAGCTGATTGGCATCAATCAACAGATTGTTGCTGTGCAAAAAGATGTGTTTCTGCTCAACACCAATACACAATTAAAACAACAGCAGGCAGAGATCGATAAGATCAATCAACTGATTGCGAAAGATCATGAGATCGTGGAGCTGCGTTTAAAAGTAAAAGATGCGGCAAAAGCACAACTGGAGAACGGCGTGATCACTGCTAACGATTACCTGCGTGAAGTAAATGCAGAAGACCAAGCAAGACAAATGCTGATCGTACATCAGCTGCAATTAATACAGGCACAAATTAATTATCAAACCACCAAGGGAAAATAAAGACTATGCGTAACATTTTTATAGGCATGCTGGCAGTTGTTTTTGTAACAGCCTGCAGCAGTAACGGGAACAAATTTGATGCGTCAGGAACTTTTGAAGCAACGGAAGTGATCGTATCATCCGAATTAAGCGGAAAAATATTAACACTTACCGTGAATGAAGGCGATACTGTTTCTGCAAATCGTGTAGTGGGCACTGTAGATGCAGAGGGAATTGAATTGCAGAAGGAACAGGTAGAGGCAAGCATCAGTTCATTAAGCGATAAAACGGCAGATGTTGGACCGCAGGTGGCTTTGTTGCAAAATCAGTTAGCTGTTCAGCAATCGCAACTCAATAACCTGTTGCATGAAAAACAACGTATTGAAAATCTCATAAAGCAAGATGCAGCAACAGGAAAACAACTGGATGATATGAATGCACAGATCGATGTAGTAAGAAAACAGATGGTTGTTACGCAACAGCAGATTAATGTGCAAAGGAACAATACTTCCACACAAAACAAAAGTATTCTCAGCGAATCGAAGCCATTGCAAAAAAGAGTGGAGCAATTGAATGACCAGTTGAAACGTGCTGATATTGTAAACCCCATCAACGGAACAGTATTAACCAAGTATGCGGAAGCAGGTGAGTTAACATCAACCGGAAAAGCTTTGTATAAAATTGCTGATCTCGGTGAAATGAAATTGCGGGCATATGTAACAGGCGATCAGCTTTCGCAAATAAAACTTGGGCAGCAAGTGAAAGTATTGGTTGATGAAGGGAAAGATAAATACAAAGAACTCACAGGAACAATCAGCTGGATCTCCGATAAAGCAGAGTTCACACCAAAAACAATTCAAACAAAAGAAGAGCGGGCCAATCTTGTTTATGCCACCAAGATCAATGTAAAGAATGATGGTTATCTCAAGATCGGTATGTATGGCGAGGTCGTATTCAAATAAAGAGCATGCAGTCGGTATCAGTACAACATATCATTAAAACTTACGGCGATAAAAAGCAAAATACCACTGCATTGAATGATCTTTCATTTGATGTAGCAAAGGGAGAGTTGTTTGGTATCATTGGCCCGGATGGAGCAGGTAAGACCTCACTCTTCCGCATACTCACAACCTTATTACTTGCTGATAGCGGAAGCGCAACAGTTGAAGGGTTAGATGTTGTGAAAGATTATAAGGCCATCAGGAAACAGGTAGGTTATATGCCCGGTCGTTTTTCGTTGTACCAGGATCTTACAGTAAAAGAAAATCTTGATTTTTTTGCAACCATTTTCAATACATCCGTTGAAGAGAACTACGATCTCATTAAAGATATTTATTCACAGATAGAACCATTCAAAGATCGTAAAGCCGGTAAGCTATCCGGTGGTATGAAGCAAAAGCTGGCGTTGAGTTGTGCATTGATCCATCGCCCCACTGTTTTGTTTTTAGATGAACCAACAACCGGTGTTGATGCTGTTTCAAGAAAAGAATTTTGGGAAATGTTGAAGCGATTGAAAGAGCAAGGCATCACCATTCTCGTTTCAACACCTTATATGGATGAAGCAAGTATGTGTGACAGGGTTGCGTTGATACAAACAGGTTCTATCCTCAGCATTGATACACCACAACAGATCGTTACATCATTCAGTCAAACAATGTTTGCAGTTAGAGCGAAGAATATGTTGCATTTGCTAAATGACCTAAAAACATTTGATGCTGTTGCCAATGCGTATCCCTCAGGCATCTATCATCATGTGGTAATGAAGAATGGCGGCGGTGCTGATCTGCTACAACAGTTTTTGTCAAACAGACAACATGCTGAACTGGAAATAGTGCAAGGCAAACCAACCATTGAAGATTGTTTCATGCAATTGATGCGTAATTAATATGACAAACGATAAGATCATAACAGCACATGAACTCAGTAAACACTTTGGTCATTTTACTGCGGTAGATGCTATTACGTTTGAAGTGAACAAAGGAGAAATATTTGGTTTTCTTGGTGCGAACGGTGCTGGCAAAACAACAGCCATGCGTATGTTATGCGGTTTGTCGAAGCCAACAGGAGGTAAAGCAACAGTCGCAGGCTTTGATGTGTACACACAGAATGAACAGATCAAAAAGAATATTGGCTATATGAGTCAGAAGTTTTCGTTGTACGAAGACCTGACGGTGAAAGAAAATATGCAATTGTACGGAGGTATTTATGGGAAGAGCAATGCCTTTATTAAAGAGAAAACTGCTTTTATTCTTGATCATTTGCATCTGGAAAAAGAAGCAAACAAACTCGTTGGTGCGTTGCCACTTGGATGGAAACAGAAGCTGGCATTTTCAGTAGCCATTTTTCACGAACCTGAAATTGTTTTCCTAGATGAACCCACAGGTGGTGTTGACCCTGTCACACGTCGGGAGTTCTGGAACATGATCTACCAGGCAGCAGATAATGGCATCACCATTTTTGTTACCACACATTATATGGATGAAGCAGAATACTGCAATCGTGTAAGTATTATGGTGGATGGAAAAATTGAAGCACTCGATACTCCGGCAGAATTAAAAAAAATATATCATTCAGATTCAATGGATGATGTGTTTCTGAAACTGGCACGTAAAGCAGTAAGGCCAGGTGATTGAGTAACAAACAAATTTTTGTGAGCACAACATGAAACAATTTTTGGCATTTGTAAAAAAGGAATTCTTCCATATCTGGCGGGACAAACGTACCATGTTTATCCTGTTGGGAATGCCTGTGATACAGATCGTGATTTTTGGTTTTGCATTAACGAATGAAGTGAAGAATTCGAAGATCGCCGTGCTTGATCAATCGAAAGATGCTGCAACAGCTTCACTCATAAGTGAAATAAATTCAAGCCGCTATTTTGATGTAGAAGAAAATCTTCAATCGTACAATGAAATTGAAACGGCATTTCGCAAAGGGAAGATCAAACTGGCCATTGTGTTGCCCAACCAGTTTGGTGAAGATCTGCAACACATGAACAAAGCAAGTGTGCAGTTAATAGCAGATGCATCCGACCCCAACGTTGCAAATACACTAACCAATTATGCAACAGCGGTGATCATCGATTACCAGAACCGTGTTACAAATAATCTGAAACTTCCCTACACTATCAATATAAAAACAAGAATGCTTTATAACCCACAGTTGAAAGGTGCTTACAATTTTGTACCGGGTGTAATGGCGATGGTTTTGTTACTCGTTTGCACCATGATGACAGCAATTACCATTGTTCGTGAAAAAGAAATGGGTACCATGGAGATCATGCTCGTGTCTCCTATGAAACCACAGTTGGTGGTGTTTGCGAAAGCAGTTCCGTATTTGTTATTGTCAAGTATCAATATTACCAGCATTCTTTTGTTGAGCGTATATGTGTTGGAAGTGCCGATTAACGGAAGCCTTGCATTGTTGGTTGCAGAAAGTATCCTGTTCACACTGGTATCACTATCGCTTGGGTTGTTGATTTCTTCTGCTGCGGAATCTCAACAGACGGCCATGTTTATTTCATTGGTTGCGTTGTTTTTACCAACTGTTATGTTGAGCGGGTTCATGTTCCCAATTGAAAACATGCCATTCCCACTTCGTACTGTTTCCAATATTGTACCGGCCAAATGGTATTATATCATTGTAAAATCAGTAATGATAAAAGGAGTTGGGCTTGCAGCGGTTTGGAAAGAAACCCTCATACTGCTGGGCATGATGCTGTTCTTTTTAACCGTGGCGGTGAAACGTTTTAAAATCAGGTTACAATGAGGACATTAAAATTTTTACTGCAGAAGGAATTCAGGCAGATTTTTCGTGATCCTGCCATCCTGCGTATCATTTTTATCATGCCTGTCATTCAACTGATGATCTTGCCCTGGGCTGCCGATTACGAGATCAAAAACATTAAATTATCTGTAACCGATCTTGATCGTTCATCTTATTCACGTCAATTGATCTCTAAGATCACTTCAAGTGGATATTTTCAACTCACTCATTATTCCGGTTCGTTTGAAGAATCGTTTGAAGAAATTGAAAAAGATAATACTGACCTGGTGTTAGAAATACCTGCATCTTTTGAAAAACAACTGGTAAAAGAAAGCGAAGCGCAACTTTTTATTGCAAGCAATGCTATTAATGGTGTAAAAGGAAATCTTGGTAGTGCCTACTTGCGTACAATACTCCAGGATTTTAACCGTGAAGTAAGATTGGAGTGGATTCAAATGCCGAGGTTTAGTCCGCAAACACAAATCGAAGTCACTGCATCGAATTGGTTTAATCCATTGCTGAACTATAAATATTTCATGGTGCCAGGAATACTAGTGCTGCTCCTCACAATGGTAGGAGCAAATCTTACGGCCATCAATATTGTAAAAGAAAAGGAGATCGGTACAATTGAGCAGATCAATGTAACACCGGTTAAGAAGTATCATTTCATTTTAGGAAAACTGATTCCATTCTGGATACTGGGTATGATTGTATTAACATTGGGATTACTGATCTCACGGTTGTTGTATGGTATTATTCCTCTTGGTGGTTTCTTTACCATTTATGTTTTTGCAGCTATTTATTTACTGGCAGTGTTGGGACTTGGTTTATTGATCTCTACCTATGCCACAACGCAACAGCAGGCCATGCTCATATCTTTTTTCCTGATGATGATCTTTGTTTTGTTAGGAGGACTTTATACTTCTATTGACAGTATGCCGGAATGGGCACAATGGATTACAAGGTTCAATCCTGTTTCTTATTTTATTGATGTAATGCGCATGGTTGTATTGAAAGGAAGCGGGCTGGGTGATATAAAAAGTCACTTACTAAGTATCACCGCTTTTGCTGTTGTATTGAATGGCTGGGCTATTTTCAACTACCGCAAACGCACCTAACATTAATTTCGGTTAAAGAAAAACAACCCAAGGTTAAGTGAAACAGTTTGCAGATTTTTTACATCATTATACTTGAATGCTGTGTAGTGATAACGCAAGCTAAGGTCAATGCCACCTAATGAGTATTTATTAAATGAAATGCGTGTGCCTATTTCAGGTGCAACTGTAAATCGGAATCCACTTTTCTCATCTACCAATGTGCCGAACCATTCTTCATAGTTAACCAGGCTGCCACCTGCTGAAATTCCCACATAAGGTTGAAACAAAGATCCTTCATTGATTTTGCTGTAACTTCCTTTCAGCATTAAAGGTATTGTCTGCAATGAATGTGATTTCACGGCTGAGATATCCGTTTCTGAGAAAGTATAAGTCTGACGGTCTTTCTTTTGGTAGAGATCATTGCAACCTCCGGCAAATCCAATTGAAAAATTATTGTTGATGTAGTAGCTGTAATCGGCAGAAAATCCTCTTGGAGAAATGGTTTCTACAAAACCACGCACACTGCCCACAGGTAAATGAGTAGAGTGCTGGATGCTGATCTTCGATAATCCTTGTTGTGCTGTTACAACATTGGCTGAACTAATAGCTATTATTAATATGATTAGTTGTTTCATCTGCTTATGTTTTGTTCGATCAATTAATTTCTTTTGATGTATGGCGCAACGTCAAAAAGACCTTTTACGATCAAAGGCACCGCCTGTGGGTTAAAAATTTCTTCACCACGAATGGTGCCGCTCCACAAGATCTTCAACGAATTTCCACTTGTATTCTTCAGGTCGATGATGTCAATGGCCCAAGCTGATTCGTTAGTGTTATAAAAGACAAACTGTGTTGGCGCCCAACTATAGCCTGAATAGCCCCAGAACGTTGGGTCCCAATATCCATAATACGGATCCCACCAACCATTAACCGCAGCTACATTAGTATAACTGTTATCGATCCTGGCGATACTTATGCCCAGATCGGGATTGTTGTTCTTACTTGTAAGGCTGTATCCCCGTGACTGCATTGTTGCTTTCACTTCAGCGATCATTGACTGTGCAAGAGCATTGGTTTCATAATTATTACTCCCTTGCCTGTTACTGATGAGAATAATAGAATCAGGAATGGTTACATTCGAAAAATTAGAAAAGTTAATTCCGTTGTTACCGCTGCTGATGTACACCCAGCTTTCCTCTACACTCAGATTTTTGATGGGATTTTTCTTACAGGAAGTCGCAAGAAAGATGAACAGTAATGGTAAGAAAGCAACGCTCAATCGTTTCATATCCTTTTAGTTTATTCATAATAGAAACAAAAAGGAGGCCAGTTGAGTTTTAAACAGCCTGTTAAGAATCATTTAAGGCCATGTTTCAGGTAAGCTGCTTTTTTGTCATTATTTGTTTAAATTAGAGCAAACAAAAGCGCTTGCGTTATGATTAAAATCTCTGATCTCAAAGAAGGTGATCTCGTAATGGTCGATTTCGAAGGCACACTCATGGAAGGAGAGGTGCTTGAAGTAAACAACGGTCAAAAACTGGCAAAGGTTCTTACCAACGGCCAGAATGAATTTTGGTATGCCGGGGAAGTGCTGAAACCAATACCCCTCAGCGATGCCGCTCTCAAAAAAATTAATTTTACCCGGGAAGACCAGCCCGATGGGTCAGTAAAATATCTGAAAGGAGCTTTTAGGGTTCATTTAGATAAGCCCGATGATTTCAGTAATATCAGCTTCTGGTATAGAGAAGATAAACGTCATGTAAATCAATCAATTGCATTGCATCAACTGCAGAATTATTATCTTGATATGACCAAGGTGCATCTTACTGCAGAAGCAATTTAAATAGCAGAAAATTTTATATTTGGCCCCGGCTTGGGAATTTTTTTTTGAAAATGCCCGCCGGGGCTGATTTTTTTGTATTCTTTTCCAGAAATCCTCCTATCTTTGCGACCCCAAAAAGTATGGCGAAACAAGCACTTATTAAACAGGACGGCAAAATTTTAGAAGCATTAAGTAATGCAATGTTTCGGGTACAGCTTGAAAACGGGCATGAAATTTTGGCCACCATCTCAGGAAAAATGAGGATGCACTACATCCGTATTCTCCCTGGAGATAAAGTTGGGGTTGAAATGAGTCCCTACGATTTGAGCAGGGGACGTATTATTTTCAGATATAAGTAAGCCGTGGCTTATTAATAGAAATAAAGTAAACAATAGCTCGCAGCGAACAGCTTGCAGCACAAAGCTTAAGAAAATGAAAGTAAGAGCATCCATTAAGAAGCGTAGCGCCGACTGCAAGATCGTTCGCAGAAAAGGTAAGCTTTATGTGATCAACAAAAAGAACCCTCGCTTTAAGCAGCGTCAAGGGTAATTGTTGCTGATTCAAACCAAACAAGAACAATAAAAGTAAAATAAGTTATGGCTCGTATTGCCGGTGTTGATTTACCAAAGAACAAAAGAGGAGAAATAGGCCTTACCTATATCTATGGTATTGGTCCTTCTACTGCAAAATACATCCTTGAGAAATCAGGTATTGATGTAAATAAAAAAGTGAACCAATGGAACGATGACGAATTGAATGCAATTCGTAACGTTATTACCAACGAGTTCAAAGTAGAAGGTCAGTTGCGTAGTGAAGTGCAAATG
The DNA window shown above is from Lacibacter sp. H375 and carries:
- a CDS encoding SPOR domain-containing protein, yielding MQIKTIIYSILTTVVLAACTGPKTTSTPAPAKEKTITKKMVNGYQLQVLNTIDRKEAINAKSLLLTKYPQQKTFLMFQSPYYKIRFGNFLTKTEALSYQKKIKSHFINVFVIPAKFEIKVVE
- a CDS encoding TetR/AcrR family transcriptional regulator yields the protein MAKRIKDQSTEEVILQAARKVFIKKGMYGARMQDIADEAGMNKALLHYYFESKDKLFEKVFMEAAGHLFPKVNEVFNSDSSLFEKIEKFCDEYITVVMENPYLPLFVMNEVTQDPEYFMKKVWGGKSKPDPSKFLEQIEVEVKKGTIKPISPLQLMMNLLSMTIFPFIAKPIIQMNLGLDEFQFRHAMEQRKKDIPKFIIDSIRK
- a CDS encoding TolC family protein gives rise to the protein MKKLLFLFVVLSQASFSQTVTLEQVHAKARQQYPLIKQKDLIRQTKDITIENLNKGFLPQLSVSGQATYQSEVTTVKIPVPGVTIDPLSKDQYKIVADINQMIYDGGMLKQQRSIQQLNADVEEQKVEVELYKLEERISQIYLSVLYIDEQLKQTQLIRDDLATGTKKIEAQVTNGVAFKSNLNLLKAEILKVDQRVIELTATKTGLLDVLSLFTGEYYAINMLFAKPVVATTNDQNILRPELNLFQKQQQLLGGQSNMIKAKNLPKTSFFFQGGYGRPGLNFLENKFATYYVTGIRFNWAFGALYTAKKERELIGINQQIVAVQKDVFLLNTNTQLKQQQAEIDKINQLIAKDHEIVELRLKVKDAAKAQLENGVITANDYLREVNAEDQARQMLIVHQLQLIQAQINYQTTKGK
- a CDS encoding HlyD family secretion protein, whose translation is MRNIFIGMLAVVFVTACSSNGNKFDASGTFEATEVIVSSELSGKILTLTVNEGDTVSANRVVGTVDAEGIELQKEQVEASISSLSDKTADVGPQVALLQNQLAVQQSQLNNLLHEKQRIENLIKQDAATGKQLDDMNAQIDVVRKQMVVTQQQINVQRNNTSTQNKSILSESKPLQKRVEQLNDQLKRADIVNPINGTVLTKYAEAGELTSTGKALYKIADLGEMKLRAYVTGDQLSQIKLGQQVKVLVDEGKDKYKELTGTISWISDKAEFTPKTIQTKEERANLVYATKINVKNDGYLKIGMYGEVVFK
- a CDS encoding ABC transporter ATP-binding protein, whose translation is MQSVSVQHIIKTYGDKKQNTTALNDLSFDVAKGELFGIIGPDGAGKTSLFRILTTLLLADSGSATVEGLDVVKDYKAIRKQVGYMPGRFSLYQDLTVKENLDFFATIFNTSVEENYDLIKDIYSQIEPFKDRKAGKLSGGMKQKLALSCALIHRPTVLFLDEPTTGVDAVSRKEFWEMLKRLKEQGITILVSTPYMDEASMCDRVALIQTGSILSIDTPQQIVTSFSQTMFAVRAKNMLHLLNDLKTFDAVANAYPSGIYHHVVMKNGGGADLLQQFLSNRQHAELEIVQGKPTIEDCFMQLMRN
- a CDS encoding ABC transporter ATP-binding protein, which translates into the protein MTNDKIITAHELSKHFGHFTAVDAITFEVNKGEIFGFLGANGAGKTTAMRMLCGLSKPTGGKATVAGFDVYTQNEQIKKNIGYMSQKFSLYEDLTVKENMQLYGGIYGKSNAFIKEKTAFILDHLHLEKEANKLVGALPLGWKQKLAFSVAIFHEPEIVFLDEPTGGVDPVTRREFWNMIYQAADNGITIFVTTHYMDEAEYCNRVSIMVDGKIEALDTPAELKKIYHSDSMDDVFLKLARKAVRPGD
- a CDS encoding ABC transporter permease, encoding MKQFLAFVKKEFFHIWRDKRTMFILLGMPVIQIVIFGFALTNEVKNSKIAVLDQSKDAATASLISEINSSRYFDVEENLQSYNEIETAFRKGKIKLAIVLPNQFGEDLQHMNKASVQLIADASDPNVANTLTNYATAVIIDYQNRVTNNLKLPYTINIKTRMLYNPQLKGAYNFVPGVMAMVLLLVCTMMTAITIVREKEMGTMEIMLVSPMKPQLVVFAKAVPYLLLSSINITSILLLSVYVLEVPINGSLALLVAESILFTLVSLSLGLLISSAAESQQTAMFISLVALFLPTVMLSGFMFPIENMPFPLRTVSNIVPAKWYYIIVKSVMIKGVGLAAVWKETLILLGMMLFFLTVAVKRFKIRLQ
- a CDS encoding ABC transporter permease — its product is MRTLKFLLQKEFRQIFRDPAILRIIFIMPVIQLMILPWAADYEIKNIKLSVTDLDRSSYSRQLISKITSSGYFQLTHYSGSFEESFEEIEKDNTDLVLEIPASFEKQLVKESEAQLFIASNAINGVKGNLGSAYLRTILQDFNREVRLEWIQMPRFSPQTQIEVTASNWFNPLLNYKYFMVPGILVLLLTMVGANLTAINIVKEKEIGTIEQINVTPVKKYHFILGKLIPFWILGMIVLTLGLLISRLLYGIIPLGGFFTIYVFAAIYLLAVLGLGLLISTYATTQQQAMLISFFLMMIFVLLGGLYTSIDSMPEWAQWITRFNPVSYFIDVMRMVVLKGSGLGDIKSHLLSITAFAVVLNGWAIFNYRKRT
- a CDS encoding outer membrane beta-barrel protein yields the protein MKQLIILIIAISSANVVTAQQGLSKISIQHSTHLPVGSVRGFVETISPRGFSADYSYYINNNFSIGFAGGCNDLYQKKDRQTYTFSETDISAVKSHSLQTIPLMLKGSYSKINEGSLFQPYVGISAGGSLVNYEEWFGTLVDEKSGFRFTVAPEIGTRISFNKYSLGGIDLSLRYHYTAFKYNDVKNLQTVSLNLGLFFFNRN
- a CDS encoding DUF4136 domain-containing protein translates to MKRLSVAFLPLLFIFLATSCKKNPIKNLSVEESWVYISSGNNGINFSNFSNVTIPDSIILISNRQGSNNYETNALAQSMIAEVKATMQSRGYSLTSKNNNPDLGISIARIDNSYTNVAAVNGWWDPYYGYWDPTFWGYSGYSWAPTQFVFYNTNESAWAIDIIDLKNTSGNSLKILWSGTIRGEEIFNPQAVPLIVKGLFDVAPYIKRN
- the infA gene encoding translation initiation factor IF-1, translated to MAKQALIKQDGKILEALSNAMFRVQLENGHEILATISGKMRMHYIRILPGDKVGVEMSPYDLSRGRIIFRYK
- the ykgO gene encoding type B 50S ribosomal protein L36, whose amino-acid sequence is MKVRASIKKRSADCKIVRRKGKLYVINKKNPRFKQRQG
- the rpsM gene encoding 30S ribosomal protein S13 — its product is MARIAGVDLPKNKRGEIGLTYIYGIGPSTAKYILEKSGIDVNKKVNQWNDDELNAIRNVITNEFKVEGQLRSEVQMSIKRLLDIACYRGLRHRKGLPVRGQRTKTNSRTRKGKRKTVAGKKKAAKK